In the genome of Epinephelus lanceolatus isolate andai-2023 chromosome 18, ASM4190304v1, whole genome shotgun sequence, one region contains:
- the LOC117268915 gene encoding nuclear distribution protein nudE homolog 1-B — MGDPEPPEFGSLDEELDYWKEQAARHQQSAEEAQEELQEFQQMSRDYEVELETELKQCEARNRELLAANNRLRMELENYKEKYETQHSEAYRQISTLEGDLAETTAVRDQLHKYIRELEQANDDLERTKRATIMSLEDFEQRMNHVIERNAFLESELDEKETLLVSVQRLKDEARDLRQELAVQQKQQVQDRKPSLSSAVKEPSSSSSSASSTAGLPTPPLTPPDKRNEDKTTSLSSNQPVPLAATPSRPLASGESFCTPPPSVSRGESLSGTPLTTSARISALSIVGELLRKVGNLESKLASCREYVHEQTASRRGHTGGQGAASGQNNSSESHPTNGLYNKGLVKRLDFGAGSKLLL; from the exons ATGGGGGATCCGGAGCCTCCAGAGTTTGGCTCCCTGGATGAAGAGCTGGATTACTGGAAGGAACAGGCTGCCAGGCACCAACAGag tgcAGAGGAAGCCCAGGAGGAACTGCAAGAGTTTCAGCAGATGAGTCGGGACTATGAGGTGGAGCTGGAGACAGAGCTGAAACAGTGTGAGGCACGAAACCGTGAGCTTCTTGCTGCCAACAACCGCCTCCGCATGGAACTTGAAAATTACAAG GAGAAGTATGAGACGCAGCACTCTGAGGCCTACCGGCAAATCTCCACCCTGGAGGGAGACCTGGCTGAGACCACAGCCGTTAGAGACCAGCTTCACAAATACATCAGAGAGCTGGAGCAGGCCAACGATGACCTGGAGAGGACCAAGAG GGCGACCATCATGTCACTGGAGGACTTTGAGCAGAGGATGAACCACGTTATAGAGAGGAACGCCTTCCTGGAGAGCGAGCTGGACGAGAAGGAGACTCTCTTGGTGTCTGTCCAGAGGCTGAAGGACGAGGCCAGAG ATCTGAGACAGGAGCTTGCGGTGCAGCAGAAACAGCAGGTACAGGACAGGAAGCCGTCCCTCAGCAGTGCAGTCAAAgagccttcctcctcctcctcctctgcttcatCCACGGCTGGTTTGCCCACCCCACCTCTCACTCCTCCAGACAAACGAAATGAGGACAAAACCACTTCTTTGTCCTCTAACCAGCCTGTCCCTTTGGCAGCCACGCCTTCCAGACCTCTAGCCTCAGGAGAGTCCTTCTGCACCCCACCGCCCTCTGTCAGCAGAG GTGAAAGCCTCTCAGGGACTCCTCTCACCACGTCAGCGAGAATCTCTGCTCTGAGCATTGTTGGAGAACTGCTGAGAAAAGTTGGG AACCTGGAGTCCAAGCTGGCGTCGTGTCGAGAGTACGTCCACGAGCAGACAGCAAGCCGCAGAGGCCACACGGGTGGACAGGGGGCAGCATCGGGCCAGAACAACTCCTCAGAGAGCCATCCTACTAATGGCCTCTATAACAAGGG
- the mpv17l gene encoding mpv17-like protein: MRRAVLKEAAKRFPWLANVTLYGCLFAGGDLVHQLIAQKERIDWKHTRNVAIVAISFQGNFNYFWLRALEKRFPGKSAGMVFRKLLLDQSFASPLATSVFYTGVSFLEGKEDVLEDWREKFFNTWKTGLMYWPFMQFLNFVLMPLYMRTAFMGCCAFLWATFLCFSRQSGDGTAGVALAFVMDPRKTLEEMREARLARKKQKAQRTN, translated from the exons ATGAGGAGAGCTGTCCTGAAAGAAGCCGCCAAACGATTCCCCTGGTTGGCCAATGTCACTTTGTACGGGTGCTTATTCGCCGGCGGTGACCTGGTCCATCAGCTAATAGCTCAGAAGGAGCGCATCGACTGGAAACACACTCGCAACGTGGCCATTGTGGCTATCAGTTTTCAAGGAAACTTCAATTACTTTTGGCTACGAGCCCTGGAGAAGCGTTTCCCTGGAAAGTCCGCCGGGATGGTTTTCCGCAAACTCCTGCTGGACCAAAGCTTTGCGTCGCCTTTGGCCACCAGTGTCTTCTACACAG GGGTGAGCttcttggagggtaaggaggaCGTATTAGAAGACTGGAGAGAGAAGTTCTTCAACACCTGGAAG ACTGGACTCATGTACTGGCCATTCATGCAG TTTCTGAACTTTGTCCTGATGCCGTTGTACATGCGGACAGCCTTCATGGGCTGCTGCGCCTTCCTCTGGGCCACCTTCCTGTGCTTCTCCAGGCAAAGCGGTGATGGCACTGCCGGAGTGGCTCTGGCCTTCGTCATGGACCCCCGTAAGACCCTGGAGGAGATGCGAGAGGCCCGACTGGCCCGAAAAAAGCAAAAGGCCCAGAGGACAAACTAA